In Microtus ochrogaster isolate Prairie Vole_2 linkage group LG9, MicOch1.0, whole genome shotgun sequence, the following are encoded in one genomic region:
- the LOC101994318 gene encoding olfactory receptor 1086, which translates to MKNITEVTEFVLKGFTDNVDLEILCFFLFLAIYLFTLMGNLGLIALVFGDSRLHNPMYYFLTVLSSVDACYSSVITPQMVVDFMSEKKIISFTGCAAQMFLAVTFGTTECFLLAAMAYDRYVAIHNPLLYVVIMSPRVYVPLIIASYAGGILHAVIHTAATFRLSFCGSNEISHVFCDIPPLLAISCSDTHINQLLLFYCAGSIEVVTILIVLISYGFILFAILRTRSAEGKRKVFSTCGSHLTGVSIFHGTVLFMYVRPSSTYALEHDMIVSIFYSIVIPMLNPLIYSLRNKDVKEAMKKVFSKRQICG; encoded by the coding sequence ATGAAGAACATCACTGAAGTCACTGAATTTGTACTGAAGGGTTTCACAGACAATGTTGACCTGGAGatcctttgcttcttcctctttctagCAATTTACCTCTTCACACTCATGGGAAATTTAGGACTGATTGCTCTTGTCTTTGGAGATTCCCGCCTACACAACCCCATGTACTATTTTCTGACTGTGTTGTCCTCAGTAGATGCCTGCTACTCCTCGGTTATCACTCCACAAATGGTAGTTGACTTTATGTCggagaagaaaattatttcattcactGGCTGTGCTGCCCAGATGTTTCTGGCAGTTACTTTTGGTACAACAGAATGCTTTCTTTTGGCAGCAATGgcttatgaccgctatgtggccatccaCAACCCACTTTTGTATGTAGTGATCATGTCACCCAGAGTCTATGTGCCACTCATCATTGCCTCCTATGCTGGTGGAATTTTACATGCTGTTATCCACACTGCTGCCACTTTCAGATTGTCTTTTTGTGGATCCAATGAAATCAGTCATGTTTTCTGTGACATTCCTCCTCTCCTGGCAATTTCTTGTTCTGATACCCACATAAACCAGCTTCTCCTCTTCTACTGTGCTGGGTCTATTGAGGTCGTTACTATCCTCATTGTCCTGATCTCCTATGGGTTCATTCTGTTTGCTATTCTGAGGACTCGCTCTGCAGAAGGTAAAAGAAAAGTCTTCTCTACTTGTGGCTCTCATCTAACTGGAGTGTCCATTTTTCATGGTACTGTTCTTTTCATGTATGTGAGACCGAGTTCCACGTATGCCTTGGAGCATGACATGATAGTGTCAATATTTTACAGCATTGTAATCCCCATGCTAAATCCTCTCATTTACAGTTTGAGGAACAAAGATGTAAAAGAGGCAATGAAAAAAGTGTTTAGTAAAAGACAAATTTGTGGATAA
- the LOC101994606 gene encoding olfactory receptor 8K3-like: MEKQNFTVMTEFILMGITDRPELQVPLFGLFLIIYLISLLGNLGMILLTMVDSRLKTPMYFFLKHLAITDLGYSTAVGPKMLENFVVTQNTISYYLCAVQLACFLLFITCELFILSAMSYDRFVAICNPLLYPAIMSQKTCWFLVAIPYLYGLFLSLIITLKIFTSSFCGYNVINHFFCDCIPLIPLLCSNTHDLELIILIFAIFDLISSLLVVLVSYLLILIAILRMNSAEGRHKAFATCGSHLTVVIVFYGTLISMYLQPNYSHSFDTNKLASIFYTMIIPMLNPLIYSLRNKDVKDAGQRIWRKMCKI; the protein is encoded by the coding sequence ATGGAGAAACAGAACTTCACAGTCATGACTGAGTTCATCCTGATGGGCATCACTGACCGCCCCGAACTACAGGTTCCACTATTTGGACTCTTCCTCATCATCTATCTGATCTCACTGCTGGGCAATTTGGGCATGATCCTCCTCACTATGGTGGACTCCAGACTGAAAACACCGATGTACTTCTTTCTCAAACACTTGGCTATCACAGATCTTGGATACTCTACAGCTGTGGGACctaaaatgttagaaaattttGTTGTGACCCAAAACACAATATCATATTATCTTTGTGCTGtacagcttgcttgctttcttctgttcattACTTGTGAACTGTTTATCTTGTCCGCCATGTCCTATGACCGCTTTGTGGCCATCTGTAACCCACTGCTCTACCCTGCCATCATGTCACAGAAGACATGTTGGTTCCTGGTTGCAATCCCATACCTGTatggtttatttctgtctcttattattactttaaagatATTCACTTCATCATTCTGTGGTTACAATGTAATCAatcacttcttctgtgactgTATTCCTTTGATACCTTTGCTCTGTTCCAACACTCATGACCTTGAGCTGATAATTCTAATCTTTGCTatttttgatttgatttcttcACTTCTAGTTGTTCTTGTGTCTTACCTGCTAATCCTCATAGCCATTCTCAGAATGAACTCTGCTGAGGGAAGGCACAAGGCTTTTGCAACTTGTGGATCACACCTGACTGTGGTCATTGTCTTCTATGGGACTTTGATATCTATGTATTTGCAGCCAAATTATAGTCACTCATTTGATACCAACAAGTTGGCATCCATTTTTTATACAATGATTATTCCCATGTTGAATCCCTTGATCTACAGTTTGAGGAACAAAGATGTAAAAGATGCTGGACAGAGGATATGGAGGAAGATGTGCAAGATTTGA